The proteins below come from a single Streptomyces sp. M92 genomic window:
- a CDS encoding GNAT family N-acetyltransferase: MRVLRPEELGEGERERWRELRAKSTAPRNPFMEPEFTDVVGRVRPRARVAVVYDGGEAAGFLPHERGPLGQGRAIGLGVSDCQGAVLRQDLAPDTRRLLRACSLSSFAFDNLEADQGLFVPLAAEEHATYVIDVEQGYAAYESALRARSPKFLKTTLAKERRLGRQVGDVRFVFDERDPAALRTLMGWKSAQYRRTGRRDRFAREWITRLVRRLAGTRAPECTGTLSVLYAGGRPVAAHFGLRSATVLACWFPAYDPDFAKYSPGLILHLRMAEAAAAEGIGMLDMGRGPAEYKDSLKTGELPVYEGAATRPGAGAALHWLGREPVRRAHGFVRERPRLASLAVRTLRGASRLRRS; the protein is encoded by the coding sequence GTGCGTGTGCTCAGGCCGGAGGAACTGGGCGAGGGGGAACGGGAACGCTGGCGCGAGCTGCGCGCCAAGTCGACGGCGCCACGCAATCCGTTCATGGAACCGGAGTTCACCGACGTCGTGGGCCGGGTGCGGCCGCGAGCGCGGGTGGCAGTGGTGTACGACGGCGGAGAGGCGGCGGGTTTCCTGCCGCACGAGCGCGGGCCCCTGGGGCAGGGCCGCGCGATCGGGCTCGGGGTGTCGGACTGCCAGGGCGCGGTGCTGCGCCAGGACCTCGCCCCTGACACCCGCCGACTGCTGCGGGCCTGCTCCCTGTCCAGCTTCGCCTTCGACAACCTGGAGGCGGACCAGGGTCTGTTCGTGCCGCTCGCCGCCGAGGAGCACGCCACCTACGTCATCGACGTGGAGCAGGGGTACGCGGCGTACGAGAGCGCGCTGCGCGCGCGGTCGCCGAAGTTCCTGAAGACCACCCTCGCCAAGGAGCGCCGGCTCGGCCGCCAGGTCGGGGACGTGCGCTTCGTCTTCGACGAGCGCGACCCGGCCGCACTGCGCACCCTCATGGGCTGGAAGTCGGCGCAGTACCGCAGGACGGGGCGCCGGGACCGGTTCGCCCGGGAGTGGATCACCCGGCTCGTCCGGCGGCTGGCCGGGACCCGGGCGCCGGAGTGCACGGGCACGCTGTCCGTGCTCTACGCCGGCGGACGGCCGGTCGCCGCCCACTTCGGGCTCCGCTCGGCGACGGTCCTGGCGTGTTGGTTCCCGGCGTACGACCCGGACTTCGCCAAGTACTCGCCGGGGCTGATCCTGCACCTGCGGATGGCCGAGGCCGCCGCGGCCGAGGGCATCGGCATGCTCGACATGGGGCGGGGCCCGGCGGAGTACAAGGACTCGCTGAAGACCGGCGAACTGCCCGTGTACGAGGGCGCGGCGACGCGGCCGGGAGCGGGCGCCGCGCTGCACTGGCTCGGTCGCGAGCCGGTGCGCCGCGCGCACGGCTTCGTGCGCGAGCGGCCGCGGCTGGCGTCGCTGGCGGTGCGGACGCTGCGGGGCGCGTCCCGGCTGCGCCGGTCGTGA
- a CDS encoding LolA family protein has protein sequence MAPIDSDDNRTAAEGEDSRAGRRKAARYVVPVAVMGVAAATIGLVPAIADSGDPDLPKVTAEQLIEKIAKSDVEQLSGTVKITTDLGLPNLGGLESGLMSGMSGAPGAAGEEDGSAADPSAKLTELVSGTHTLRVAADGPDRQKLSLLENAAEYSLIHDGKDVWGYDSASNEVYHSTTSGAAGQSEKQKQRQQPEQDVPATPKDFAEQALKAVDDTTSVTVDGTAQVAGRDAYRLVIEPKQEGSTVGAVSIAVDAKTGMPLKFTLTPASGGAAVVDVGFTQVSFAKPDASTFDFTPPKGAKVTEADEMAGAPEHGREAAGADVAGELDGLEVIGEGWDSIATFDTGGQGLPTASAGGDAGALGGFLGSFGDQVEGDFGSGTVFKTRLVNALITDDGKVYAGAVTKDALVKAADAAK, from the coding sequence ATGGCACCGATCGATTCCGACGACAACAGGACCGCCGCGGAGGGCGAGGACTCGCGCGCCGGACGGCGCAAGGCCGCGCGCTACGTCGTCCCGGTCGCGGTGATGGGAGTGGCGGCCGCGACGATCGGGCTGGTCCCCGCGATCGCCGACTCCGGGGACCCGGACCTCCCGAAGGTCACGGCGGAACAGCTCATAGAGAAGATCGCCAAGTCGGACGTCGAGCAGCTGTCCGGCACGGTGAAGATCACCACGGATCTGGGCCTGCCGAACCTCGGTGGCCTGGAAAGTGGCTTGATGTCCGGTATGTCCGGCGCGCCGGGTGCGGCCGGTGAGGAAGACGGCTCCGCCGCCGACCCGTCGGCCAAGCTCACCGAGCTGGTGTCCGGCACCCACACGCTGCGGGTCGCGGCGGACGGCCCCGACCGGCAGAAGCTCTCCCTGCTGGAGAACGCCGCCGAGTACAGCCTGATCCACGACGGCAAGGACGTCTGGGGCTACGACAGCGCGTCCAACGAGGTCTACCACTCGACCACGTCCGGGGCGGCCGGGCAGTCGGAGAAGCAGAAGCAGCGGCAGCAGCCGGAGCAGGACGTGCCGGCCACGCCGAAGGACTTCGCCGAGCAGGCGCTCAAGGCGGTCGACGACACCACCTCCGTCACCGTCGACGGCACCGCGCAGGTGGCCGGCCGGGACGCGTACCGACTGGTGATCGAGCCCAAGCAGGAGGGCTCCACGGTCGGCGCCGTCAGCATCGCGGTGGACGCGAAGACCGGTATGCCGCTGAAGTTCACGCTCACCCCGGCGAGCGGCGGCGCCGCCGTCGTGGACGTGGGCTTCACCCAGGTCAGCTTCGCGAAGCCGGACGCGTCGACCTTCGACTTCACCCCGCCCAAGGGCGCGAAGGTCACCGAGGCCGACGAGATGGCCGGGGCGCCGGAGCACGGGCGCGAGGCGGCCGGCGCCGACGTGGCCGGGGAGCTGGACGGCCTGGAGGTCATCGGCGAGGGCTGGGACTCCATCGCCACCTTCGACACCGGCGGCCAGGGCCTGCCCACCGCCTCCGCGGGCGGCGACGCCGGTGCTCTCGGCGGCTTCCTCGGCTCCTTCGGCGACCAGGTCGAGGGCGACTTCGGCTCCGGCACGGTCTTCAAGACCCGCCTGGTCAACGCCCTGATCACGGACGACGGCAAGGTCTACGCCGGCGCCGTCACCAAGGACGCGCTGGTGAAGGCGGCCGACGCGGCGAAGTAG
- a CDS encoding glycosyltransferase, producing MAGGRRARRETRREIEQFLSIGPVQVAELDLPGAREAAGAGGDRGDEGVELRPGPGSPPVTSGSVFVLVRRAGRPVGTLLGQVPDGADPVAVLAGLARELPPQAPPEPLPVPPSASVVVATRERAGQLARALDSLLAQDHPDFEIVVVDNAPVTEETRELVERKYGERVRYVCEPVPGLAIAHNRGLVAVRGQVVAFTDDDVVADPRWLTELTAPFAADPGLGCATGLILPARLRTPAQVLLESHGGFAKGFTPRTYDPAHPPAGEPLFPFTAGRFGSGANMAFRTAVLRSVGGFDPATGAGTRARGGDDLYGFVRVLAEGRRLRYTPSALVWHHHRETWRDLETQAYGYGAGLTAYLTAVLVNRPALLPAFLARVPGGLAHARGLTAVRATGAGGGAGGGSGDTDTGAGAGVGAGAGPGAGVPGGHGSRTHPWPRRLSRLQRRGMLYGPVGYLRARRALRTVGLEAG from the coding sequence ATGGCCGGTGGGCGGCGTGCGCGGCGGGAGACACGGCGGGAGATCGAGCAGTTCCTGAGCATCGGGCCGGTGCAGGTCGCCGAGCTGGATCTGCCGGGTGCTCGGGAGGCGGCGGGGGCGGGGGGCGACCGTGGCGACGAGGGCGTCGAGCTGAGACCGGGGCCGGGCAGCCCACCGGTCACGTCCGGTTCGGTGTTCGTACTCGTCAGACGCGCGGGGCGGCCCGTAGGCACCCTCCTCGGGCAGGTGCCCGACGGCGCGGATCCGGTGGCGGTGCTGGCCGGGCTCGCCCGGGAGCTGCCCCCGCAGGCGCCGCCGGAGCCGCTGCCCGTGCCACCGTCCGCCAGTGTCGTGGTCGCCACCCGGGAACGCGCCGGCCAACTGGCCCGCGCCCTGGACTCGCTGCTGGCGCAGGACCACCCGGACTTCGAGATCGTCGTCGTCGACAACGCGCCCGTGACCGAGGAGACCCGGGAACTGGTCGAGCGGAAGTACGGCGAGCGGGTGCGGTACGTGTGCGAACCGGTGCCGGGCCTGGCGATCGCGCACAACCGGGGCCTGGTGGCCGTACGCGGCCAAGTGGTCGCCTTCACCGACGACGACGTGGTCGCCGACCCGCGCTGGCTCACCGAACTGACCGCGCCCTTCGCCGCCGACCCGGGGCTGGGCTGCGCCACGGGGCTGATCCTGCCGGCGCGGCTGCGCACTCCCGCCCAGGTACTGCTGGAGAGCCACGGCGGCTTCGCGAAGGGGTTCACCCCGCGCACGTACGACCCGGCGCACCCGCCCGCCGGCGAGCCGCTGTTCCCGTTCACCGCGGGCCGCTTCGGCTCCGGCGCCAACATGGCTTTCCGCACGGCGGTGCTGCGCTCGGTGGGCGGCTTCGACCCGGCGACCGGCGCGGGTACGCGGGCGCGGGGCGGCGACGACCTCTACGGGTTCGTCCGCGTCCTCGCCGAGGGGCGGCGGCTGCGGTACACGCCGAGCGCGCTGGTCTGGCACCACCACCGGGAGACCTGGCGGGATTTGGAGACGCAGGCGTACGGCTACGGAGCGGGCCTCACCGCCTACCTCACGGCGGTCCTCGTGAACCGGCCCGCGCTGCTGCCGGCCTTCCTCGCGCGGGTGCCGGGCGGACTGGCGCACGCGCGAGGGCTGACGGCCGTACGCGCGACCGGTGCGGGGGGCGGTGCGGGGGGCGGTTCCGGTGACACGGACACGGGAGCGGGCGCGGGTGTGGGAGCGGGTGCGGGACCGGGTGCGGGCGTGCCAGGTGGGCACGGCTCACGTACGCATCCCTGGCCACGGCGGCTGTCCCGGCTGCAGCGCCGGGGCATGCTGTACGGCCCCGTCGGCTATCTGCGCGCCCGCCGAGCGCTGCGTACGGTCGGACTGGAGGCGGGATGA
- a CDS encoding transglycosylase SLT domain-containing protein translates to MSANGQNRHARAGRIARKLAVAGTGAAVLALPLIGATSASAATPAAAPAATATATATATATATTAYSNNLDGWIRESLDVMAQHGIPGTYEGIHRNIMRESSGNPLAINNWDINAINGTPSKGLLQVIDPTFRAYHVEGTSWDPYDPVANITAACNYAADRYGSIDNVFGAY, encoded by the coding sequence ATGTCTGCCAACGGTCAGAACCGTCACGCCCGCGCCGGCCGTATCGCCCGGAAGCTGGCTGTGGCCGGCACCGGCGCCGCGGTGCTCGCCCTGCCGCTCATCGGTGCCACCAGCGCCTCCGCGGCCACCCCGGCCGCCGCGCCGGCCGCCACCGCCACCGCCACCGCCACCGCCACCGCCACCGCCACCACGGCGTACTCGAACAACCTCGACGGCTGGATCCGCGAGTCGCTCGACGTCATGGCGCAGCACGGCATCCCCGGCACCTACGAGGGCATCCACCGCAACATCATGCGGGAGTCGTCCGGCAACCCGCTCGCCATCAACAACTGGGACATCAACGCCATCAACGGCACCCCGTCCAAGGGCCTGCTCCAGGTGATCGACCCGACCTTCCGGGCGTACCACGTCGAGGGCACCTCCTGGGACCCGTACGACCCGGTCGCCAACATCACCGCCGCCTGCAACTACGCGGCCGACCGCTACGGCTCCATCGACAACGTCTTCGGTGCTTACTGA
- a CDS encoding HAD family hydrolase has protein sequence MDRTAYSLVATDLDGTLLRGDDTVSDRSLAALARAADAGARHLVVTGRPAPRVRPLLDRLGCTGLAVCGQGAQVYDAGAHRMLWSVTLDRELAETALGKIEAEVGQVYAAVDQDGVDGLTLIEPGYLMPHPTLPAVRVGRRDELWATPISKVLLRHPDLSDDELAATARAVVGSLATVTMSGPGTVELQPCGITKATGLALAAERLGVGRQRTIAFGDMPNDIPMFHWAAHGVAMAGAHPELKAVADEVTTANEDDGVAVVLERIFSTS, from the coding sequence ATGGACCGCACCGCATACTCACTCGTCGCCACCGACCTCGACGGCACGCTGCTCCGCGGCGACGACACCGTCTCCGACCGGTCGCTGGCCGCGCTGGCCCGGGCGGCCGACGCCGGTGCGCGGCACCTGGTGGTGACGGGGCGGCCGGCGCCCAGGGTGCGGCCCCTCCTGGACCGCCTCGGCTGCACGGGGCTCGCGGTGTGCGGACAGGGCGCGCAGGTGTACGACGCGGGCGCGCACCGGATGCTCTGGTCGGTCACCCTGGACCGGGAACTGGCCGAGACCGCGCTCGGCAAGATCGAGGCGGAGGTCGGGCAGGTGTACGCCGCGGTCGACCAGGACGGCGTCGACGGCCTCACCCTCATCGAGCCCGGGTACCTGATGCCCCACCCCACCCTGCCCGCGGTGCGCGTCGGCCGGCGCGACGAACTGTGGGCCACGCCGATCAGCAAGGTGCTGCTGCGCCACCCCGACCTGTCCGACGACGAGTTGGCGGCGACGGCGCGCGCGGTGGTCGGCTCCCTCGCCACGGTCACCATGTCGGGGCCGGGGACGGTGGAGCTCCAGCCGTGCGGCATCACCAAGGCGACCGGCCTGGCGCTGGCCGCGGAGCGCCTGGGGGTGGGCCGGCAGCGGACGATCGCCTTCGGGGACATGCCCAACGACATCCCCATGTTCCACTGGGCTGCCCACGGTGTCGCCATGGCCGGCGCCCACCCCGAACTCAAGGCGGTCGCCGACGAGGTCACCACGGCGAACGAGGACGACGGCGTGGCCGTCGTCCTCGAACGGATCTTCAGTACCTCTTGA
- a CDS encoding polysaccharide deacetylase family protein has product MNEGTTAHIPVFLYHAVMDDPPSWIAEFTVRPKEFAAHLDAIADSGRTPVTIGVLADHLAGRAPLPPRPVLLTFDDGFADLPGPTAEALAERGMPATAYLTTGAIAPGGRSLLPPAPMMTLDAVAELERSGMEIGSHTVTHAQLDTLSAKDLAYELRRSKSVLEDALGHPVRHLAYPHGYNSAKVRSLSARAGYETATAVRHALSSDRDERYRIARLIVRQSHTVADVAGWLAGEGARIAPYRDGPKTVAWRWYRRGRAMVRGPEFAG; this is encoded by the coding sequence ATGAACGAGGGGACGACCGCGCACATACCCGTCTTCCTCTACCACGCGGTGATGGACGACCCGCCCTCGTGGATCGCCGAGTTCACCGTCCGTCCCAAGGAGTTCGCGGCGCACCTCGACGCGATCGCCGACAGTGGCCGGACGCCCGTCACCATCGGCGTGCTCGCCGACCACCTCGCCGGGCGGGCGCCGCTGCCGCCCCGGCCGGTGCTGCTCACCTTCGACGACGGCTTCGCCGACCTGCCCGGCCCCACGGCCGAGGCGCTGGCCGAGCGCGGGATGCCCGCCACCGCGTACCTGACCACCGGCGCCATCGCCCCCGGCGGCCGCAGCCTGCTGCCGCCCGCTCCGATGATGACACTGGACGCGGTGGCAGAGCTGGAACGTTCCGGCATGGAGATCGGCAGCCACACCGTCACCCATGCCCAGCTCGACACGCTGTCCGCCAAGGACCTGGCGTACGAACTGCGCCGGTCCAAGTCGGTGCTGGAGGACGCCCTCGGCCATCCGGTACGCCACCTCGCCTATCCGCACGGCTACAACAGCGCCAAGGTGCGGTCGCTGTCGGCCCGCGCCGGGTACGAGACGGCCACCGCGGTGCGGCACGCGCTCAGTTCGGACCGCGACGAGCGGTACCGCATCGCGCGGCTGATCGTGCGGCAGAGCCACACGGTCGCCGACGTGGCGGGGTGGCTGGCGGGCGAGGGCGCCCGGATCGCCCCGTACCGCGACGGTCCGAAGACGGTGGCGTGGCGCTGGTACCGGCGGGGACGGGCCATGGTCCGCGGGCCCGAGTTCGCCGGTTGA
- a CDS encoding polyprenyl synthetase family protein, giving the protein MTVVGPFGLSVRDQALEADVQAGLVAVEEGLLEATKSEVPFITEAAQHLVRAGGKRFRPLLVMLSAQFGDPYAPGIVPSAVVVELTHLATLYHDDVMDEAAVRRGVPSANTRWGNSVAVLTGDFLFARASQILADLGPEAVRVQALAFERLVTGQILETAGPQDGRDPVDHYLDVLGGKTGSLVAVSCRFGAMMSGADETVVDVLTQYGERLGVAFQLADDVLDIASDSQESGKTPGTDLREGIPTLPVLRLRERAERLGLAEDVALSELLDSDLSDDARHAEALRLLRAHPALEQARKDTVRYARDARAALAPLRECEAKSALVELCDAVVHRAG; this is encoded by the coding sequence GTGACCGTCGTCGGGCCGTTCGGGCTGAGCGTGCGGGACCAGGCTCTGGAAGCCGATGTCCAGGCCGGATTGGTCGCGGTCGAGGAAGGGTTGCTTGAGGCAACCAAAAGCGAGGTGCCCTTCATCACGGAGGCCGCCCAGCACCTGGTGCGGGCCGGCGGCAAACGGTTCCGGCCACTGCTGGTGATGCTCTCGGCCCAGTTCGGCGACCCCTACGCCCCCGGCATCGTGCCCTCGGCCGTCGTCGTCGAGCTGACCCACCTCGCCACCCTGTACCACGACGACGTGATGGACGAGGCCGCCGTGCGCCGCGGGGTGCCCAGCGCGAACACCCGCTGGGGCAACTCGGTCGCCGTCCTCACCGGCGACTTCCTCTTCGCCCGCGCCTCCCAGATCCTCGCCGACCTCGGCCCCGAGGCGGTCCGCGTGCAGGCGCTGGCGTTCGAGCGGCTGGTCACCGGCCAGATCCTCGAGACGGCCGGGCCGCAGGACGGACGTGACCCGGTCGACCACTACCTGGACGTGCTGGGCGGCAAGACGGGGTCGCTGGTGGCGGTCTCCTGCCGGTTCGGCGCGATGATGTCGGGCGCCGACGAGACCGTCGTCGACGTGCTCACCCAGTACGGCGAGCGGCTCGGCGTCGCCTTCCAGCTCGCGGACGACGTCCTGGACATCGCCTCCGACTCCCAGGAGTCCGGCAAGACCCCCGGCACCGACCTGCGCGAGGGCATCCCGACCCTGCCGGTCCTGCGGCTGCGCGAGCGCGCGGAGCGGCTGGGGCTCGCCGAGGACGTCGCCCTGTCCGAGCTGCTCGACTCCGACCTGAGCGACGACGCCCGGCACGCCGAGGCCCTGCGCCTGCTGCGCGCCCACCCCGCGCTGGAACAGGCGCGCAAGGACACCGTCCGGTATGCCAGGGACGCCCGGGCGGCGCTGGCCCCGCTGCGGGAGTGCGAGGCGAAGTCCGCGCTGGTGGAGCTGTGCGACGCCGTGGTGCACCGGGCCGGCTGA
- a CDS encoding glycosyltransferase: MTDLSELAPAAWPARAAAAWPALPLLVALTLWGYALRHTDVSALDDFGLVSALHPAFWAGLAVLTGGFWFTVRDPRRPGAWSFAYVLGLLVMERATQALLYPTPLYAWAWKHDAVIDHLLTSGSLQGADQLGDMAVYDQWPGFFAAQAALVRLLGVDNAAMYMAWWPLVSSVLLLLPLLLIYRTFTEDRRLIWTAVWLFCVGNWVGQDYFSPQSVAFALHLGVIAVVLRRYGRSGGRRGRQGQAVWTVLLSVLVTAIVVSHQLTPGMLVVTLAALALTRRYRDWVPVVTTVVIFLAWCLTAALPFLSAAMPDMIRSIGDVGANVETGYGTTPTGTGAVATSWAARLLSGSVLLLALAGILRQRVLRHRAVPLLLVAAAPLPMFVASSYGSEMIFRVLMFTLPGAAFFAAAALLPKVRTLAADAVARETAGHSPKPTSARRRRVPLPALPPLPPLRYGAWVPLLVLLAGTLAFVPSYSGKDRVNYFPPREVALVDQLFGRAPDDSLVVAANRNYPLAYEQYWRVDHYWFLDDDRRHVDEIVRDPATVLARDMAAVEAPARAYFLLTQGQVANSEMNGQLDRDQLDRIRESVASSPAFELVAENDAGVLYVLKPAS; the protein is encoded by the coding sequence GTGACGGATCTGTCCGAACTCGCCCCCGCCGCCTGGCCGGCCCGCGCGGCCGCCGCCTGGCCTGCCCTGCCCCTTCTCGTCGCGCTCACCCTGTGGGGCTACGCGCTACGGCACACCGACGTGTCCGCCCTGGACGACTTCGGTCTCGTCAGCGCCCTGCACCCCGCCTTCTGGGCCGGGCTCGCCGTACTGACCGGGGGCTTCTGGTTCACGGTCCGCGATCCGCGCCGCCCGGGCGCCTGGTCGTTCGCGTACGTCCTGGGCCTGCTGGTCATGGAACGGGCCACCCAGGCCCTCCTCTACCCGACCCCGCTGTACGCCTGGGCGTGGAAGCACGACGCCGTCATCGACCACCTGCTCACCTCCGGCAGCCTCCAGGGCGCGGACCAGCTCGGCGACATGGCCGTCTACGACCAGTGGCCCGGCTTCTTCGCCGCCCAGGCCGCTCTGGTGCGCCTGCTCGGCGTGGACAACGCCGCGATGTACATGGCCTGGTGGCCGCTGGTCTCCAGCGTCCTGCTGCTGCTCCCGCTGCTGCTGATCTACCGGACCTTCACCGAGGACCGGCGGCTGATCTGGACCGCGGTGTGGCTGTTCTGCGTCGGCAACTGGGTCGGCCAGGACTACTTCTCCCCGCAGTCCGTCGCCTTCGCCCTGCACCTGGGCGTCATCGCGGTCGTGCTGCGCCGCTACGGCCGTTCCGGCGGGCGGCGGGGCCGGCAGGGGCAGGCGGTGTGGACCGTGCTGCTCAGCGTGCTGGTCACGGCCATCGTCGTCTCGCACCAGCTGACGCCCGGCATGCTCGTCGTGACGCTGGCCGCCCTGGCCCTCACCCGTCGGTACCGCGACTGGGTCCCGGTGGTCACCACGGTGGTGATCTTCCTGGCCTGGTGCCTCACGGCCGCACTGCCCTTCCTGTCCGCCGCGATGCCGGACATGATCCGCTCCATAGGTGACGTCGGCGCCAACGTCGAGACCGGGTACGGGACCACACCCACCGGAACCGGCGCGGTGGCGACCTCCTGGGCGGCCAGGCTGCTGTCGGGATCGGTGCTGCTGCTCGCGCTGGCCGGCATCCTGCGCCAACGGGTGCTGCGGCACCGGGCGGTGCCGCTGCTGCTGGTCGCGGCGGCACCGCTGCCGATGTTCGTGGCGAGCAGTTACGGCAGCGAGATGATCTTCCGGGTGCTGATGTTCACGCTGCCCGGCGCCGCCTTCTTCGCCGCCGCCGCGCTGCTGCCCAAGGTCCGGACCCTGGCCGCCGACGCCGTGGCGCGGGAGACGGCGGGGCACTCGCCGAAGCCCACCAGCGCACGGCGGCGCCGCGTCCCGTTGCCCGCGCTGCCCCCGCTGCCCCCGCTGAGGTACGGCGCGTGGGTGCCGTTGCTCGTGCTGCTCGCCGGGACGCTGGCGTTCGTGCCGAGCTACTCCGGCAAGGACCGCGTCAACTACTTCCCGCCCCGGGAGGTAGCCCTCGTCGACCAGCTCTTCGGCCGGGCCCCCGACGACTCCCTGGTCGTCGCCGCCAACCGGAACTACCCGCTCGCCTACGAGCAGTACTGGAGAGTCGACCACTACTGGTTCCTCGACGACGACCGGCGCCACGTCGACGAGATCGTGCGCGACCCGGCCACCGTCCTGGCCCGCGACATGGCCGCCGTGGAAGCCCCGGCGCGCGCCTACTTCCTGCTCACGCAGGGGCAGGTCGCCAACTCGGAGATGAACGGCCAGTTGGACAGGGACCAGTTGGACCGCATCCGGGAGTCCGTGGCGTCGTCGCCCGCGTTCGAGCTGGTCGCCGAGAACGACGCCGGCGTGCTCTACGTCCTGAAACCGGCGAGCTGA
- a CDS encoding glycoside hydrolase family 26 protein has product MRFARPARRTRGDSTTTGQHRRPRTPEEHRARGRRRLLLTSVTATCAVLVAVLALRDASGPAGPAGPADDPKCRPTELLEPPCGAWFGAFVPHDKSDLAEKVYAYEEQVGRRLDIVYTYHDMSAVTETRLEGQLLTEQEQRVGEDRMLLLSWESKWWGGTKRQQPTWKQIAAGDLDDSVIDVQARRIKEYGERTGKKVFLSFDLEMDTRTPGNGTPAEYVRAYRHIHDRFRELGVDNVVWTWIITGYLNHADLFERMYPGDAYVDWIGYNQYNYYLCHKTDWLSFAQTQYATHDWIRANISDDKPLMLSEFGSASDPKRPDRQADWYAQVPGVLKDLAGVKAALQWNYRDPGPHCDLAIANEQAWGSLRKVAADPHLNQPLE; this is encoded by the coding sequence GTGAGGTTCGCCCGTCCCGCTCGCCGTACACGCGGGGACTCGACGACGACCGGACAGCACCGCCGGCCCAGGACCCCGGAGGAACACCGGGCCCGGGGCCGGCGCCGGCTGCTGCTCACCTCCGTCACGGCCACCTGCGCGGTCCTGGTCGCGGTGCTCGCCCTGCGCGACGCCTCCGGCCCGGCCGGCCCGGCCGGCCCGGCCGACGACCCGAAGTGCCGCCCGACCGAGCTTCTCGAACCGCCCTGCGGGGCCTGGTTCGGCGCCTTCGTGCCGCACGACAAGTCCGACCTGGCCGAGAAGGTGTACGCCTACGAGGAGCAGGTCGGCCGCCGGCTCGACATCGTGTACACGTACCACGACATGTCCGCCGTCACGGAGACCCGCCTGGAGGGCCAGCTCCTCACCGAGCAGGAGCAGCGCGTCGGCGAGGACCGCATGCTGCTGCTGTCCTGGGAGAGCAAGTGGTGGGGCGGCACGAAGCGGCAGCAGCCCACCTGGAAGCAGATAGCCGCCGGTGACCTGGACGACTCCGTGATCGACGTCCAGGCGCGGCGGATCAAGGAGTACGGGGAGCGGACGGGGAAGAAGGTGTTCCTCTCCTTCGACCTGGAGATGGACACCCGTACCCCCGGCAACGGCACCCCGGCCGAATACGTCCGGGCCTACCGGCACATCCACGACCGCTTCCGCGAGCTGGGCGTCGACAACGTCGTATGGACCTGGATCATCACGGGCTACCTGAACCACGCCGACCTCTTCGAGAGGATGTACCCGGGCGACGCGTACGTCGACTGGATCGGCTACAACCAGTACAACTACTACCTCTGCCACAAGACGGACTGGCTCAGCTTCGCCCAGACCCAGTACGCCACCCACGACTGGATCCGCGCCAACATCTCCGACGACAAGCCCCTGATGCTGTCGGAGTTCGGCAGTGCGTCCGATCCGAAGCGCCCGGACCGGCAGGCGGACTGGTACGCGCAGGTGCCCGGCGTGCTCAAGGACCTGGCGGGCGTCAAGGCGGCTCTCCAGTGGAACTACCGCGACCCGGGACCGCACTGCGACCTGGCCATCGCCAACGAACAGGCGTGGGGCAGCCTGCGCAAGGTGGCCGCAGACCCCCACCTGAACCAGCCGCTCGAATGA